The following proteins come from a genomic window of Miscanthus floridulus cultivar M001 chromosome 2, ASM1932011v1, whole genome shotgun sequence:
- the LOC136528543 gene encoding shaggy-related protein kinase alpha-like, with protein MHMMRRLKSIASGRSSVSDPGGDSGSKRPKFEQDGAGDIVIEPHLTEDKSVRIDQESSSSSNRDAEASTSTSMKPAKTEEPVADLLPKEMNDMTINDDKADGHNDKDGEGVTLDGNGTETGQIIVTTIGGHNGKPKQKVSYMAERVVGTGSFGVVFQAKCLETGETVAIKKVLQDKRYKNRELQTMQLLDHPNVVQLKHHFFSTTQRGEVYLNLVLEFVSETVYRVAKYYNRMNQRVPIIYVKLYAYQMCRALAYIHRVVGVCHRDIKPQNLLVNPHTHQLKICDFGSAKKVVPGEPNISYICSRYYRAPELIFGATEYTTAIDIWSVGCVVAELLIGQPLFPGESGVDQLVEIIKILGTPTREEIRCMNPNYSEFKFPQIKAHPWHKLFGKRMPPEAVDLVSRLLQYSPNLRCTAVDACAHPFFDELRDPKVCLPSGRPLPPLFDFTAAELEGLPIELVHRIVPEHMRK; from the exons atgcaTATGATGCGGCGGCTCAAGAGCATCGCCTCCGGCCGCTCGTCAGTCTCCGATCCG GGTGGTGACTCTGGCTCCAAAAGGCCAAAATTTGAGCAGGATGGAGCAGGAGATATTGTTATCGAGCCACACTTAACTGAGGACAAATCTGTGCGGATAGACCAAGAATCATCGTCATCATCTAATAGGGATGCTGAGGCAAGCACATCTACTAGCATGAAGCCTGCTAAAACTGAAGAACCAGTAGCAGATCTTCTTCCCAAAGAAATGAATGATATGACAATTAATGACGATAAAGCTGATGGCCACAATGATAAG GATGGTGAAGGTGTTACTCTTGATGGGAATGGAACTGAGACAGGACAGATAATTGTGACAACAATAGGAGGCCATAATGGGAAGCCAAAGCAG AAGGTCTCATACATGGCAGAACGGGTTGTTGGTACTGGTTCGTTTGGTGTAGTTTTCCAG GCAAAATGCTTGGAAACTGGTGAGACGGTGGCAATAAAAAAGGTGTTACAAGATAAGCGCTACAAGAATAGAGAGCTCCAGACTATGCAGCTACTTGACCACCCGAATGTAGTTCAGCTGAAGCATCACTTCTTTTCAACAACCCAAAGGGGAGAAGTTTACCTCAACCTAGTACTTGAATTTGTATCTGAGACAGTTTATCGTGTTGCCAAATACTACAATCGGATGAACCAGCGTGTACCCATAATATACGTTAAGTTATATGCATATCAG ATGTGCCGTGCGCTTGCTTACATCCATCGTGTTGTCGGTGTGTGTCATCGTGATATTAAACCTCAAAATCTACTG GTCAATCCTCATACACATCAACTTAAGATTTGCGATTTTGGGAGCGCTAAGAAAGTG GTCCCTGGTGAGCCTAACATATCGTACATTTGCTCGCGGTATTATAGGGCTCCTGAACTAATATTTGGAGCTACGGAGTATACCACTGCAATCGATATCTGGTCTGTTGGCTGTGTAGTGGCTGAGCTTCTGATTGGTCAG CCTTTGTTTCCTGGTGAAAGTGGTGTTGATCAACTGGTGGAAATAATAAAG ATTTTGGGTACTCCAACAAGAGAGGAAATCAGGTGCATGAATCCAAATTATTCTGAATTCAAGTTCCCTCAGATAAAAGCCCATCCATGGCACAAG CTTTTTGGTAAGCGCATGCCACCTGAAGCTGTTGATCTTGTGTCAAGGCTACTTCAGTACTCACCAAATCTGCGCTGCACCGCT GTTGATGCTTGTGCCCATCCATTCTTTGATGAGCTGCGGGACCCCAAGGTCTGCTTGCCAAGTGGACGGCCACTGCCACCGTTGTTCGACTTCACTGCAGCTG AACTCGAAGGGCTCCCAATTGAGCTCGTCCATCGGATTGTTCCTGAACACATGAGGAAGTGA
- the LOC136528552 gene encoding probable E3 ubiquitin-protein ligase XBOS33 has translation MGNSLGCLASGERLVSAARDGDAVEARMLLEFSPALARYSTFGGLNTPLHFAAAKGHLDIVTMLLEKGADVNARNYCGQTALMHACRHGHWEVVQMLLLFRCNVTRADYLSGRTALHFAAHDGFVRCIRLLVADFVPSVALEDIASSVVDGGDCQTNSGSSPNSSLGQKFNEFARARYINKPADGGVTALHMAALNGHLDCMQLLIDLGANVSAVTFPYGTTTNLIGAGSTPLHYTAGGGKQECCELLISKGASRLTLNCNGWLPVDVARIFGRRSLEPLLSPNSHSNVPVFQPSSYLALPLMSILNIAREFGLQHTLPTVDDNDLCSVCLERSCSVAAEGCTHEFCIKCALYLCSMGNIRVEFTGPPGSIPCPLCRNGIMSFVKLPSTPTEGLKSSSALTFCNPCILNTRSMDSPATVSKAEIRRNRVAAVSSELVCPITCSPFPSSALPTCRCSDDDPCGATDAQDGSEVQSPRPSHCVSMELDKRGEEDLDRTSCSGMFWSRRSCHREQQCDAEINA, from the exons atggGCAACTCGCTGGGTTGCTTGGCCTCCGGCGAGCGGCTCGTCTCGGCGGCGCGCGACGGGGACGCCGTCGAGGCGCGAATGCTGCTGGAGTTCAGCCCCGCGCTCGCGCGCTACTCCACCTTCGGCGGCCTCAACACCCCgctccacttcgccgccgccAAGGGCCATCTCGAC ATTGTCACGATGCTGCTGGAGAAAGGCGCTGACGTGAACGCGCGCAACTACTGCGGCCAG ACTGCGTTGATGCATGCGTGTCGGCATGGGCACTGGGAGGTGGTTCAGATGCTTCTTCTCTTCAGATGCAAT GTTACCAGGGCAGATTACTTGAGTGGTCGAACGGCACTGCATTTTGCTGCACATGATGGATTTGTTCGGTGTATTAGGCTTTTAGTTGCAGACTTTGTCCCAAGTGTGGCCTTGGAGGATATTGCCTCTTCCGTGGTGGATGGTGGTGATTGTCAGACGAACAGTGGGAGCAGTCCTAATTCCTCATTGGGGCAGAAGTTTAATGAATT TGCCCGTGCGAGGTACATCAACAAGCCTGCTGATGGTGGCGTTACAGCACTTCACATGGCAGCATTGAACGGTCACTTAGATTGCATGCAGTTGTTGATTGACTTGGGTGCTAATGTTTCAGCTGTCACATTTCCCTATGGCACTACCACAAATTTGATAG GAGCTGGCAGTACACCATTGCATTATACAGCAGGCGGGGGGAAACAAGAATGCTGTGAG CTACTAATATCAAAAGGTGCTAGCAGGTTGACACTCAATTGCAATGG GTGGCTTCCCGTTGATGTTGCTAGAATATTTGGACGGCGCTCTTTGGAGCCATTACTTTCTCCGAATTCCCACTCGAATGTCCCTGTATTTCAACCGTCCAGTTATCTTGCCTTGCCGCTCATGAGCATACTTAATATAGCCAG AGAATTTGGGTTGCAGCATACCTTACCGACAGTTGATGATAATGATCTCTGTTCAGTTTGTCTAGAAAGGTCTTGTTCTGTTGCTGCTGAAG GTTGCACTCATGAGTTCTGCATCAAATGTGCTCTCTACCTCTGCTCAATGGGCAACATCCGTGTTGAGTTCACAGGCCCACCTGGGTCCATCCCGTGCCCTCTTTGTCGGAATGGCATAATGTCATTCGTTAAGCTACCAAGCACACCAACAGAAGGGCTTAAATCAAGTTCAGCACTCACATTCTGCAACCCATGCATACTGAACACCCGATCTATGGACTCGCCAGCCACTGTCTCCAAAGCAGAAATCAGACGCAACCGTGTGGCAGCTGTCTCTTCAGAGCTAGTCTGTCCAATCACTTGCAGCCCATTCCCGTCGTCCGCCCTCCCAACCTGCAGGTGCAGCGACGATGATCCATGCGGTGCTACAGATGCACAGGATGGTTCCGAGGTCCAATCTCCCCGACCCTCGCACTGCGTAAGTATGGAGCTGGACAAGAGAGGGGAGGAGGATCTAGACCGGACCAGCTGCTCAGGCATGTTCTGGAGTCGAAGAAGCTGCCACAGGGAGCAACAGTGTGATGCAGAGATCAACGCTTGA